CTCACCCCTTGATGCCGGTCATCGTGATGCCCTGCGTGAAGTAGCGCTGCAGCAGGAAGAAGGCGATCAGCGCCGGCGCGGTCGCCATGACCGCGGAGGCGAGCGGCGGCCCAAACGCCGGCGCCGAGCCGCTCGTCCCGGCCTGAGCGCCCATGTACTGCGCGATCCCGACCGGCAGCGTGCGCGCGCGGTCGCTGCTGGTCGCGATGAGCGGCCAGAGGAAGTTGTTCCAGGAGCTGACGAACGTGAGCGCCGCGACCGCGGCCATCGACGGACGGCTCAGCGGCAGCACTACGCGCGCGAACACTTGAAGATCGCCGGCGCCGTCGATGCGCGCCGCCTCCTCCAGTTCGGCGGGGATGTTCAGGAAGAACTGCCGCATCAGAAAGACGCCGGTCACGTTCGCGGTGGTCGGCAGGATCAGCGCCTGGAACGTGTCGAGCATCCGCCACTCGGCGAACAGCACGAAGAGCGGGATCACCGTGACCTGAATCGGCACGAGCAGCATAGAGATGATCGCCGCGTAGATCACGCCGCTGCCCGGAAAAACGAACCGCGCGAGGGCGTACCCGGCCATGGCGTCGAGCACCACCACGATGCCCGTCGCGATGGCGGCGACCACCACGCTGTTGACCGTCCAGCGGACGAAGGCGTACTTGGCCAGCACTTGCCGGAAGTTCTCGAGCGTCCAAGTCTCGGGAATCCAGTGGGGTACCGCGGAGAGGATCTGGCCTTCCGGCTTGAGCGAGGTGGAGACCATCCAGGCGATCGGCGCGAGCGCGATCACCACCGCGGCGATCTCGACCGCGTAGAGGACGGCCGCGGCGGTCCGCCGGCGCGCGAAGCGCGCCGCACGGCCGGCCCGCCGCACGGCCGGGGCGGCGGCCGAGGCGACCGTGCCGTTCCCGGGCGTCACAGCGACGCCTCGGACGGCAGGAGACGCTGCTGCAGCCACGCCATCGCGAGCAGCAGCGCGAACGTGATGTAGGCGATCGCGGACCCGTACCCGAGCTTGAAGGTCTGAAAGGCCTGGAAGAACAGATACTGCACGAGCGTGAGCGTCGCCGTGCCGGGACCGCCGCCGGTCATCACGTAGACTTGGTCGAACACCTGGAACGTGTTGATGATCGTCAGCATCACGACGACGAACGTCGTCGGCCGCAGCACCGGAATCGTCACCGACCACAGAACCTGCCACGGCCCCGCCCCGTCCACGCGCGCCGACTCTTCGAGTTGCGGCGGAATGTCCTGGAGACCGGCGAGGAAGATGACCATGTTGTAGCCGATCGTCCACCACACCGTCGTCAGCGCGATCGCGGGCATCGCGGCGGCGTCGCTCGACAGCCAGTGGATCGGCCCCAGGTGCACCTTCGCCAGGTAGTGGTTGAGCAGGCCGAAGTTGCTGTCGAGAATCCAGGTCCACAGGATGCCGACGACCGCCGACATCATCGCGTACGGCGCGAAGATCAGGACCCGCGCCGCGCCGCGGCCGGCCAGCGGCCGGTTCAGCACGAGCGCCAGGACGAACCCGAGGACGATGAGGGCGGGCGCGGTCAACAGGAGAAAGTAGAACGTGTTGCGCACGGACGTATAGAAGAGCGGGTCGCGCGCGAGCGCGGCGTAGTTGGCCAGCCCGACGAACCGCGGGGCGCCGACGATACTCCACGACGTGAAGCTCGTGAGGAAACCGCCGACGACCGGCCCGAACCGGAACAGCGCGAAGACCACGAGGTACGGCAGCAGGAACAGATACGGCGTCGGCCGCGTCCCGCCGTGGAGCGGACGGCGGCGGCGCGCGGTGGCGGGAAGGATCTGCATCGGCGGTTCTGCCGGCCGCCCGGCCCGGCGAGCCGGCCGGGCGGCCCCAACCTACCTAAGGCGCGGACAGGATCGCGTTGATCTGGTTTCGCAGCTGCTGCGTGACCTGCGCGACGGGCTGGTTGCGCACGAGCACGGCCTGCGCGGCGACGACGATCGGACTCGGCGCCGTGGCCGAGTACATCTGCGCCGACGGCCGGACGTCCGGCAGCATGATCTCAAACGCCTGCGATTCGACGAATCCGCGGCGGCCGGGGAGCGCCCGGAACGCCGCCGACGTCCGCACGGACAAGAGCGCCGGCAGGTTGCCCGACAGCGCCCAGTTCTGCGAGTGGCGGACGATCCAGGCGGCGAGCGTCATCGCGGCCTGCTCGCGCGCCTTGTTGGCCTGCTTGGGGATCGTCAGCAGGTGGCCGCTGCCCCACGCCGCGGGCGCCGCGAACACGCGCGGGAACGTGGTCGTGGTCCAGTTCAGGCCGCTCACCTTCTGCAGACCGGCGATCTCCCAGGGCCCGTCGATCAGCATCGCCACGTGCTTCGTCACGAAGTCCTGATACGGGTTTGTCTCCCCGACCGGGACGACGTGGTCTTTGAACACGAGGTCCTGCAGCCACTGCCACGCGGCGTTGGCCTTCGCGTCGCTGAACGCGGTCCGCGAGAAGTCGGGCGCGAGGAACGGATCGCCCTGCTGCGCGAGCAGCGCATAGAACATATAGAAGCCGTGGTGGTTGTTCATCATGCCGAGGCCGTACTGCCGGATCGTCCGCGCGTCGAACCCCGCGTCGTCCGGATGGCGGCCCGCGCCGTCCACCGTCAACTTCTTGGCCGCGGCGACGAAGTCGGCGCCGGTGGTCGGCAGCTTGTTGGGATCGAGCCCCGCCGCCTTCCACATGTCGAGGTTGACATACACCGCGTGCATGTGCATGTCGAGCGGAATCGCGTACTGCGTGCCGCCGGAAAACGTACCGCGCCACGCCACGTCCATAAAGTCCGGCGCTTTGAAGCCGGCCGCCGTCACGGTCTCGCCCATCGGTTCGAGAATGTTGAGCGAGGCAAACTGCGCGATGTCCTGCGAGTGCATCGCCATCAGGTCCGGCGGCTGTCCGGCGCGCACGCTGGTCAGCAGCTTGTCGAACAGCGGCGTCCACTGCAGCGTCGTGAGCGTCACCCGAATGTCCGGGTGCTCTTTGTTGAACTGATCGACCATCTGGCGCATCACATCGCCGTCCGGACCGGTCCAGCCGCCCCAGAACGCCAGATCCAGCGGGGCCGCGGCGCCGGCCGGCGGCGCCATCGGGACCGCGACAAAGACCACGAGGAGCAAGCACAGTCCAAGACACCAGCGGTGCGTCATCGATCGTCCCCCTCTTCCCGCGCCTGTTTGGCTGTCAGGCGCCCGTTACAATTCGGCGCGGGCCACGCCGATTCCAGGGTACATTGGGCGGGCCGGACCGGACCATCAGGCGGTGGTCTGAGAGGAGGACGGCACAGCGCTGTATGCCCGCGCCCTGACAGCGGACAGGACTGCCCCGGCCCTGGCCCGAACGCGGCATCCATGTCCGCCAGACGGTGGGAAGACCGGGTCCCGCGGTGGTCCGGCACGGATAGCGCCGGCCGGGCGCTCGGCCACCATCCGTCGGTGGCGCGCGGGCCCCTCGCGGTCGGGTTGTGGGCCGCCCCCGCGGTCGCGCGGGCCCGCGGCGGAGCGGCGGGCCGCGACCTGATCGTCGCCTCGTGGGACGCCTGTTTCGAAGGCGGCGTCTATCGATTCCCCGGGCTGGACGAGGAACTCGACGTCGCCGGCCGCGGCGCACGGGTTCCCGGATTGTTCGGCAACGTGGACCCCGCGCCGGGCGGCCCGCCGGCGCGCCTCGTCGGCGTGAGCCGCGACCGCCCGGAGGTTCTGCTGTTTCGCGACGGCGAGGCGGCCGCCCCACCGGAAGTACTCGACGTGCGGTTCGCGTGGACCCGCGGAGCGGAAACGCTGCACGTCGTCCGGGCCTGCGACCTCGACGGCGACGGCGTGTGGGATCTGCTCATCGGGACCGACGACTGGTCGCACTATTGGCCCGACGGACGTGAATGGAACGATCCCCGGTACCGGCCCTACGACGTCGAGGGCGCGTGGCGCGGAGGGCCGCTGCGGGGGCACGTGTACGCGGCGCGCAACGCCGGAAGCGCGGCGCGGCCCCGCTTTGAACGCGCGGTCCCGTTCACCAGCGGCGGCCGGCCGCTGGAAGTCTACGGCGCGGCGGCCCCCGCATGGGCCGACGTGCTCGGCCGGGGGCGGCCCGACCTCGTGTGCGGAGACTTCCTCGATCATCTGTGGTTCTTCCGCCACCGCGGCGGGCTCGACTTCGAACCCGCCGCGGCCGTGCTGGGCCCGGACGGATCGCCGCTTTCGCTGCCGCAGAACGTTCTCGTGCCGGTCGCCGTCGCGCCGTCCGCCGGTGAGGAACGCTCGGCGGCGCTCCTCGTCGGCGCGGAAGACGGCGGCGTATGGCGGCTCACCCCGCTGCCCCGCACGTCGGGGGCACCCGCGTCCGTACCGGCCTATGCCGCGCCGCAGCCCGTCCGCATGCCTGACCCGCCGCTGCACGCCGGCGTCGAGCCGGTGCCCGTCGTCTGTGAATGGTCGGGCGGCGGCGGCGGACTCGATCTGATCGTCGGCACGGCCGGAGGCGAGCTTCTCTGGTATCCGGATCTCGGCGGCGATGAACTGCGGCGATACGGCGAGGCGGCGCCGCTGCGGACCGAGGACGGACCGATCCGCGTGCAGGCCGGGGAGCGCGGCTCCGTCCAGGGCCCCTCGGAACGGAAATGGGGGTATCTCTCTCCGACCGCCGCGGACTGGAACGGCGGCGGCCGGCTGGAACTGCTGGCGAGCGACATCATGGGGCGTCACCTGCTGTTCTCACGCACGGGGAATCCGCAGGTGCTGCGGCCGCCGCGCGAGCTCCGTTACGAGGGCGCCCCGCTGCGCACGGCGTGGCGCGTTCGTCCCGCCGTCACCACCTGGGGCGCGGCCGGCGGCGTGCAACGGTACGTGTGTGTGGACGGCGAGGGAACACTCGTCGATTTCGCGCGGCGCGACGCCGAGACGCTGGAGGCGAAGCGGCCGCTCACCTATGCCGGCGGTGCGCCGATCAGGTTCACGGAGGATTACGGCGGCGGGCTCGGCCGGGTCAAGCTCTCGGTGTGCGACTGGACCGGCTCGGGACGCGGTGATCTGCTCGTCGGGACTCACGCCCGCGCGTCGGTCCCGCCCGGACCGGCCGGGATGCCCCGTCACACCCACGGGCAGGCGACCGTGCTGGTCTTCGAGAACGTCGGCACGCCCGGCAATCCGGAGTTCGCCGCGGCGCGGCAGCTGCGCGCGAAGGGTCAGCCGCTGCGGTTCGGCATGCACTCCTGCGCGCCGGCCCCGGTGCGGCGGCGCGATGGAATGGGGCTTGATCTGGTCGTCGGTACGGAGAGCGGGACGCTCCTTCTGCTAAAGCGGGACGACCTCGCTTGGTGAACGAGACCGCCCTGCTTTGTCCACCTTGGCGTTGCGTGTTTAGTCGTGCAGCGTCGCCACCCAGGCGCCGTCGGAGCACTTGCCGTTATCGGTGACCGACGCGTCGTAGTCCCAGCTCACGTACTTGTTGCTGCCGGTGAGCTGCCGGCTCGAATTGATGCCCTCGCCGCTGTATAGGCGGATCGTGAAGGTGGACCCCCGGAGCGGCCCGTTGTCGTTCACCAGCACGGCCGACTCACCGGCCCCAAACACCCAATACGAGTTGTTCTCGTCAAATCCCACCACGGTAACGGTAATCTGATCACTGCGGGTGTTCTTGACGTCCAGGCAGGTGGCGTTCGTCTGTGCGTGCGCCGGCGTGACGGGCACCGCGACCGGCAGTCCAAGCGGCACGACCACCATCGCCGCGATCACAACGGCCCGAACCCGACTACCCCGCCATGCCGCCCTGCTACCCATCTCGCCTCCCCCTCCGCGTGTCCCATGCATGCCCCAACCGAGATTATCGCAGACTTGGGTCGCGCGGTGCCCGCCCGCACGAGAATGTTTCACAATCTTAACACTGCCTGCTCAATTCCACGCGGTCGCGCGAGCCCCGGATGAGAACCAGGACCTGAATTGGGCCTTTGGAGAAACCGCAAGTGTCACAACCATCTGCGGTGAGTGCGAGAAGGGAGCGGCGTGCCGTGACAGGTGTCCGGCTGCTCCGAGGTCCCATACTGGTGCTCTTCCTGACCTTGGGGCTGGGAGTGGCCGGCTATATGGCGCTCGAGAAATGGTCCTTCCTGGATGCCCTCTACATGACCGTGACCACGGTGACAACGGTGGGGTACGGGGAGGTACACCCGGTGTCGCCTGTCGGCCGGGTGTTTACGATGGGGCTGATCCTCGTCGGGGTCGGCGACTTCCTGTACACGGTGAGCGCGCTGTTTGCCTGGCTCCTGTCGATTGATTGGGCCGACCAACGGAGGCGACGAAAGATGGAATCCGACCTGGCCCGAATGGCCCGGCATTTCATCGTCTGCGGCTACGGCCGCGTAGGCCGGCGGGTCGCAGAGGCGTTCCGCCGCGAGCGGAGCCAGGTGCTCATCGTCGATATTGACCGGGCGTTGACGGCGGCGGCGGAAAGCGACGGATTCCCTTCGGTGTGCGGGGACGCCGCGAGCGACCGGGTTCTAGTTCAGGCCGGGATCGCCCGGGCCCGCGGCCTCGTGGCCGTGACCGGCGCCGACGCCGACAACGTGTACATCGTCCTCTCCGCCCGTGTGCTGCGGCCCGACTTGCTGATCGTCGCCCGGGCCGATGCGGATGACGCCATCGAGAAGCTTCGCCGCGCCGGCGCGAGTCAGGTGCTCTCGCCGTATCACATCGCCGGTCAGCGCCTGGCAATGGTTGCACTTCGGCCGGCCGCCGTGGAGTTCGTCGAGACCGTGCTGCACACCGGTCGCGAGGCGCTCATGCTCGAGGAGGTCGCGGTCGCGCCCGGTTCCCGCCTCGCGGAGACCTCCCTGGGAGCGCTGCACGATCAGGCGCCGGGGCTTGTGATCGTCGCACTCCACAGCGGCGGCCGGGTCATCCCGCTGCCCGCCGGGGAGCGTGCCCTCGTTCCGGGCGATAAGCTGGTCTTGCTCGGTCGCCCGGAGGAACTACAGCGAATCGAGGCCTTGAGTTGAGGCCGGGGCCGGACATCTGAACTCCCGACCGCTCGGGCCGCATCCACCCGCAGCTTGATTTCCCACGGCGTCCACGGCCGCCCTATGCCGAATCGGATGACCGTAGTATAGTGGCCGCCGCCCGCGCCGAGATAGGGTGTGAACGGCGGGAAAAGAAGCCCGGGCGCGGGAAACGAGGTATGGCGGTGAAACTGCGATGATCATCGGCGTCGCCGCGGAAACGCGGACCGGCGAGCGTCGCGTGGCGCTTGTCCCGAGCACCGTTCCCGTACTCACAAAGGCCGGCCACCAGGTGGTGGTCCAGGCCGGCGCGGGGGCCGCGGCCGGCTTCCCCGACGGCGTGTACGCCGAGCACGGCGCGCGGGTCGTCCCGGCGCGGGACGAAGTGTTCGCCGCGGCCGACGCGGTGGTTCAGGTCCTCTGCTACAGCACAGCCAACGAGCCCGGCCGACGAGATCTCGGGGCGCTTCGCCGCGGCCAGGTGCTCGCGGGCCTGATGGATCCGCTCGCCTCCCCGGAGACGGTCCCGGCGATCGCCGCGACGGGGGCGGCCGCGTTCGCGATGGAGCTGGTGCCGCGCATCACCCGCGCACAGAGCATGGACGCGCTCTCCGCGATGGCCACGGTGGGCGGATACAAGGCGGTGCTGCTCGCCGCGGACGCGCTCCCCCGCATGTTCCCCATGCTGACGACCGCGGCCGGCACCATCACCCCGGCGCGCGTCTTCGTCATCGGCGCGGGGGTCATGGGCCTTCAGGCAATCGCCACCGCGCGGCGCCTCGGCGCGACCGTGTCCGCGTACGACGTCCGGCCGGCGGCGCGCGAGGAAGCGATCTCGGTCGGCGCGCGCTTCGTCGAACTGCCGCTCGACACCGCGCAGACACAGGACACGCGGGGGTACGCGCGCTCGCAGGACGAGTCGTTCTACCGCCGCCAGCGTGAACTGCTGGCGCGGACCGTCGCCCAAAGCGACGTCGTCATCACGACCGCCGCCGTCCCCGGCAAACGGGCGCCCGTGCTGGTGACCGCGGAGATGGTCGCGGCGATGCCGCCGGGCTCCGTCATCGTGGACTGCGCCGCGGACCACGGCGGCAACTGCGAGTCGAGCCATCCGGGCGAGACCGCGCAGGTGGGCGGCGTGACGATCGTCGCGCCGCTGCAGCTGCCCGGCCTCGTGCCCACCCACGCAAGCCAGCTGTACGGCCGGACGCTCGCGGCCTTTTTGCTGCACATGAGCGCCGGCAAGGAACTCAAGATCGATCCCGCCGACGAGATCGTCCGCGAGACCCTGGTCACGCACGGCGGCGAGATCGTCCAGCCGAGGGTGCGCGACGCGCTGGGGCTGCCGTCGCTCACGGCACCGGCGGCGCCCTCGGGCGGCGTACGGGCCCCCGCGACCCCGCCGGCGTCGGGGAACGGAGGCGGCGCATGAACTCCCACGATCTCACCACCGGACTCTACGTATTCATGCTGGCGACGTTCCTCGGCTTCGAGGTGATCCGGCGCG
This bacterium DNA region includes the following protein-coding sequences:
- a CDS encoding carbohydrate ABC transporter permease yields the protein MTPGNGTVASAAAPAVRRAGRAARFARRRTAAAVLYAVEIAAVVIALAPIAWMVSTSLKPEGQILSAVPHWIPETWTLENFRQVLAKYAFVRWTVNSVVVAAIATGIVVVLDAMAGYALARFVFPGSGVIYAAIISMLLVPIQVTVIPLFVLFAEWRMLDTFQALILPTTANVTGVFLMRQFFLNIPAELEEAARIDGAGDLQVFARVVLPLSRPSMAAVAALTFVSSWNNFLWPLIATSSDRARTLPVGIAQYMGAQAGTSGSAPAFGPPLASAVMATAPALIAFFLLQRYFTQGITMTGIKG
- a CDS encoding NAD(P) transhydrogenase subunit alpha, producing the protein MIIGVAAETRTGERRVALVPSTVPVLTKAGHQVVVQAGAGAAAGFPDGVYAEHGARVVPARDEVFAAADAVVQVLCYSTANEPGRRDLGALRRGQVLAGLMDPLASPETVPAIAATGAAAFAMELVPRITRAQSMDALSAMATVGGYKAVLLAADALPRMFPMLTTAAGTITPARVFVIGAGVMGLQAIATARRLGATVSAYDVRPAAREEAISVGARFVELPLDTAQTQDTRGYARSQDESFYRRQRELLARTVAQSDVVITTAAVPGKRAPVLVTAEMVAAMPPGSVIVDCAADHGGNCESSHPGETAQVGGVTIVAPLQLPGLVPTHASQLYGRTLAAFLLHMSAGKELKIDPADEIVRETLVTHGGEIVQPRVRDALGLPSLTAPAAPSGGVRAPATPPASGNGGGA
- a CDS encoding sugar ABC transporter permease; this translates as MQILPATARRRRPLHGGTRPTPYLFLLPYLVVFALFRFGPVVGGFLTSFTSWSIVGAPRFVGLANYAALARDPLFYTSVRNTFYFLLLTAPALIVLGFVLALVLNRPLAGRGAARVLIFAPYAMMSAVVGILWTWILDSNFGLLNHYLAKVHLGPIHWLSSDAAAMPAIALTTVWWTIGYNMVIFLAGLQDIPPQLEESARVDGAGPWQVLWSVTIPVLRPTTFVVVMLTIINTFQVFDQVYVMTGGGPGTATLTLVQYLFFQAFQTFKLGYGSAIAYITFALLLAMAWLQQRLLPSEASL
- a CDS encoding potassium channel protein, whose product is MLFLTLGLGVAGYMALEKWSFLDALYMTVTTVTTVGYGEVHPVSPVGRVFTMGLILVGVGDFLYTVSALFAWLLSIDWADQRRRRKMESDLARMARHFIVCGYGRVGRRVAEAFRRERSQVLIVDIDRALTAAAESDGFPSVCGDAASDRVLVQAGIARARGLVAVTGADADNVYIVLSARVLRPDLLIVARADADDAIEKLRRAGASQVLSPYHIAGQRLAMVALRPAAVEFVETVLHTGREALMLEEVAVAPGSRLAETSLGALHDQAPGLVIVALHSGGRVIPLPAGERALVPGDKLVLLGRPEELQRIEALS
- a CDS encoding ABC transporter substrate-binding protein; this translates as MTHRWCLGLCLLLVVFVAVPMAPPAGAAAPLDLAFWGGWTGPDGDVMRQMVDQFNKEHPDIRVTLTTLQWTPLFDKLLTSVRAGQPPDLMAMHSQDIAQFASLNILEPMGETVTAAGFKAPDFMDVAWRGTFSGGTQYAIPLDMHMHAVYVNLDMWKAAGLDPNKLPTTGADFVAAAKKLTVDGAGRHPDDAGFDARTIRQYGLGMMNNHHGFYMFYALLAQQGDPFLAPDFSRTAFSDAKANAAWQWLQDLVFKDHVVPVGETNPYQDFVTKHVAMLIDGPWEIAGLQKVSGLNWTTTTFPRVFAAPAAWGSGHLLTIPKQANKAREQAAMTLAAWIVRHSQNWALSGNLPALLSVRTSAAFRALPGRRGFVESQAFEIMLPDVRPSAQMYSATAPSPIVVAAQAVLVRNQPVAQVTQQLRNQINAILSAP